gatcctgacactgtactccagcctggtgacagagcgagattctgtttcaaaataaataaataaacgaacaaaaataaaactccaaaagctGATCACTGCTCCTTGTTAAATCCACCTGGCCCAACTGACAGCACATTCCTCTCGGACTCCTGCAGTCACCTCCTCACTGGGCTCCCGGCTTCTATCCTTGTCTCccatattcctttttctttttgagacagggtcttgctctgtcgcccaggctggagtgtagtggtgcaatcactgctcatcgcagcctccacctcctggctcaagtgatcctcccatttcagcctcccaagtagctgggactatagacacacaccaccatgcccggctaatttttaaattttttgtagaaactgggtctccctatgttgcccaggctggtcccaaactcctggcctcaagcaatcttcctgcctcagcctcccaaagtgctgggattacaggcttgagccaccatgcccagccaacctcCCATATTCTACTCCCTACTCAACAGCCCATGGGATACGGTTAATAAAGTCAAATCACCTTCATCCTCTACTGAGAACCCCCTCATAGCTCCCATTTATCTCAGATTAAAAGGCAGAGTCCTCACTGGGACTTACATGGCGCCACACGACCTGCTGTCCCCTTTCCTGTCTCATTTCCACTTTCCTGTTGTCCTCCCCACCTCCGCTGCAGCCACACTGCCATACCTGCTATCTTTCAAATTCAGACAGtctatcattattatttgagatggagttttgctcttgttgcttaggctggagtacaggggcacaatctcagctcactgcaacctctgcctcctgggttctagcgattctcctgcctcagcctcctgagtagctgggattacaggcacccaccaccatgctcagttaattttttatttttgtattttagtagagacaaggtttcactatgttgaccagatggtctcaaactcctgacctcaggtaatccgccagccttggccctcaaagtgctgggattataggcgtaagccaccatgtccagccgaAAATTCAGACACTCTCTAACCCCAGGGCCCTTGCACCtgcagttccctctgcctgaaatgctcttcccACGACAGCCACAGGGCTGAGTGCTGCAcatccttcaagtctttgctggAAAGCCACCGCAACAagccctcctctgccctccttATTTAGATCAGACTCCAAGTCATCCTCTGTCCCCTCAACTGGCCTTACACAGAAAAATGTCCCCTTCACATTTAGCAATTCCAaacattacatattttttatttacttgtgtaTGGTGAGCCCTGTGAAGGCAAGGCCAGGCTGCCTCAGTCATTGCTGTatcccagccccacccagcaCAGTGTGCTACATAAAcctctgttgaatgaatgaataaatacgcagccgggtgcagtgactcacgcttgtaatcccagcactttgggaggccgaggcaggtggatcatgaggtcaggagatcgagaccatcctggctaacatggtgaaaccacgtctctactaaaaatacaaaaaaattagccgggcgtggtggcgggcacctgtagtcccagctactcgggaggctgaggcaggagaatggtgtgaacctgggaggcggtgcttgcagtgagctgagatcgcaccactgcactccagcctgggcgacagagcgagactccgtctcaaaaaataaaataaaataaaataaatacccttTTCTCTTGTCCCAAACCTTCTTCCCAAACCTTCCTGCATCACTCCTCCAGGCAGTCTGCCCTGATTGCCCTTCACTTGAGTTCTGACATTCTCCCTCTTCATCCCCAGTCCTGACTTGGAGATCACTGTTTATCCAGAAACTTAGAATTGCTGTCTTACGTTCTCTCCCCTGTATGACCAGGGGCTTTACAAACATAATGATTCTATATCCTCTGTATTTCTCCTTCCACTTTCTCCCTGAGTCACAGACTTTTATCCacttgttggaaaaaaaaaaaaatctaacctactctatttgtctttattttctggaAACCAAATGTTTGACTTAATTTatctggccagacatggtggctcacatctctaatccaagcactttgggaggccgaggcaggaggatctcttgagcccaggagttcaagatcagcctgggaaacatagtgagactccgtctctacaaaaagtacaaaaattagccaggcatggtggcgcacatttgtggtcccagctactcgggaggctgatgtggatctctggagcccaggaggtggaagctgcagtgagccacgattgcactactgcactccagcctgggtgacacagcgagaccctgtctctaaaaaaaaaatttactcatcTCCTCCTCCAGGAGGCCTTCCACAACTGCCAAACTGTGATGGCATCTGGGAGCACAAAAGTTGACCAGCGACACACCAACCTCACTCTTCCTAAGTTCTTGTATTCTTATATTAACATAGCCCTTTTTCCATACAATTTGCATACACCAGACCAGGAGAGAAGGGACTGTGGGATGAGAGGGGAAAACTGGGGGTTCTGTGCCACACGGGGTTCACTGTGCTGGTGGCAGCATCTTCAGCTGCACCTGGTCCCCCTGGGAGGGCGGAGTGGCCGCCCAGCCGCCAGTCATGGCCTTGACTGTGCTGTTCCTCTTGGAGGTGAGTGGGGTCTCCAGGGTGAGTGAGGCGTTGGCCATCTCCTGGGGCTTGTCGCTGGCCAGAAAGCGGAGCAGGTTGTGCAGAGCCTTGGCCACGTCGCTGCGGGCACCCTCGTTGACCAGGCAGTAGAGGATGGGGTCCGCCACACAGTTGAGGCTGGTGAAAGCCAGTGAGCTGTGGTATGCAGAAAAGACGCGCTCCTCGAAGCCGCAGTCCCAGGGACGGCCCAGGTAGATGGCGCTGCGGGACAGCAAGAGCACGTGATAGGGCGCAAAGCAGACCAGCACGATGGCGATGAGGCTGAGGGCCAGCCGCTTGATCTTGGCCTTCTCCTGGCGCTCGGTGGACACGCTGCCTCGCACGGCACGCAGGATGCCCCGGTACGACAGCAGCATGAGCGCCCACGGGAAGAGGAAACCCACGAAGACCCGATAGAGGTTCATCCAGGCCACCCAGCCTTCCATGGGGAACTTCTCAAAGCAGAAGGTGTGATTGTAGCGGTCTCGGAAGAGCTCGTCATGGAACAGGGGCGCCGAGTTGGCGCCCAGCTCGGTGGCCCAGACCACGGAGCTCACGGCCACGGCGGTCTTGACGCGGCGCAGGCGGGCGAAGCGGAGTGGGTGGGCCACGGCCAGGTAACGGTCCACCGAGATGCAGCATAGGAAGGCGATGCTGATGTAGATGTTGGTGTAGAAGATGAACCCGAAGAGCTTGCAGGACCCGGGGCCGTGGATCCAGTTGTCATGGTGCAGGAAGTAGTCCACCCACAGCGGCAGGGTGCAGATGTACAGCAGGTCGGCGATGCTGAGGTTCATCAGGTAGACGCCCAGCTCGTTGCGCTGTTGCACCTGGCGGTAGGCCGCCCACAGAGCCAGGCAGTTGGTGGGCAGCCCCACGCCGATGACGAAGATGTAGAGGGATGGCGGAAACAGGTGGTCCACAAGTGAGTCCACGTGGCAGCCCTCCCACGTGTGGTTGCCCATGGTGGGCACTTCGGCTTCTGGGACGCTTCCCCTGGCCCACGGGGGCTGTGGGGCCACGGGGAGCGGGAGGCCATGGGGCCCCCTGAGCCCCTTCCTTGGAGGCTCAGGGGAACATGGTGGGATGTAGTCTACAGGGAAGAAGTCGGataggctgggctgggctgggaagGGCAGAGCTTGAGAGGGAAAAGTTGGAGGAGGGATGGAGTTAGGACAGGAAGGAAGTCTGGAGGATGATGAGATTAATAAAGAGATTTGTCAAGGAGGTTATGTATAGAGTTAATCAGGGTGTCAATGAGGGAGTATAGGGGTGACACAAAAATTGGTCTCGGGGAGTGTTTATGGAGGGGACGAAAGCATCACTGGGCAACGGTGAGAAGGAGATGTTTGCAGGGCAGTTAGGAAGTATGTGTAGCCATACTGAAGTAATAATGGCTGGGGGATGTTCTAGAAGACACAGGAAATACATGAGACAGTGTTGAGATAGGACACAGGGCAGTTAGGGAGTGTCGGAAAGTCCAGGCAATGCGGATGGGAGTGCTGGCATTTCCTAGGACcccagaaagaaacagagataagGTCACTAGTAAGGAGAACGTTCTGGAAAAGGAGGTGTCTGGCACAGGGTGGACAAAGACAAAAGGCTCAGTCTGGGGACTGCAGGAAGGAGTCTTAGGAAACAGGAAGCAGGTGAGTAAGGTCTAGATCAGAGATGAGTTTGGGGACAGAAGGGAAATTTgaatgggggcaggggagggactCCAGATTGGTC
The sequence above is drawn from the Macaca thibetana thibetana isolate TM-01 chromosome 19, ASM2454274v1, whole genome shotgun sequence genome and encodes:
- the GPR4 gene encoding G-protein coupled receptor 4 — its product is MGNHTWEGCHVDSLVDHLFPPSLYIFVIGVGLPTNCLALWAAYRQVQQRNELGVYLMNLSIADLLYICTLPLWVDYFLHHDNWIHGPGSCKLFGFIFYTNIYISIAFLCCISVDRYLAVAHPLRFARLRRVKTAVAVSSVVWATELGANSAPLFHDELFRDRYNHTFCFEKFPMEGWVAWMNLYRVFVGFLFPWALMLLSYRGILRAVRGSVSTERQEKAKIKRLALSLIAIVLVCFAPYHVLLLSRSAIYLGRPWDCGFEERVFSAYHSSLAFTSLNCVADPILYCLVNEGARSDVAKALHNLLRFLASDKPQEMANASLTLETPLTSKRNSTVKAMTGGWAATPPSQGDQVQLKMLPPAQ